The following proteins come from a genomic window of Planctomycetota bacterium:
- a CDS encoding sigma-70 family RNA polymerase sigma factor, translated as MKMHTSGQNGNMNDADTQQHALFVERYVRDQNRVYRYILTLVPNRTEAEELFQQTSLTLWQLWREYDAARPFVPWACAIAHNHIRNFFRTYKGDRNIHLSDKVMDQVAAVRLASEDELEDRRAALTHCISKLDEAQRRLLERCYEASEPIAHVAEQSGMSANALYKLLGRIRRALHECINRTLDAREGSA; from the coding sequence TTGAAAATGCACACGTCCGGCCAGAACGGCAACATGAACGATGCGGACACGCAACAGCACGCCCTGTTCGTCGAGCGGTACGTGCGCGATCAGAACCGCGTCTACCGATACATCCTCACGCTCGTGCCCAACCGCACCGAGGCGGAGGAGCTTTTTCAGCAGACCTCGCTGACGCTCTGGCAACTGTGGCGCGAGTACGACGCCGCCCGCCCGTTCGTCCCCTGGGCCTGCGCCATCGCGCATAACCACATCCGCAACTTCTTCCGCACCTACAAGGGCGATCGCAACATTCATCTGAGCGACAAGGTGATGGACCAGGTGGCGGCGGTGCGCCTCGCCAGCGAGGACGAACTGGAGGACCGCCGCGCGGCATTGACGCACTGCATCAGCAAACTCGACGAAGCGCAGCGCCGTCTGCTCGAACGGTGCTACGAGGCGAGCGAGCCGATCGCGCACGTGGCGGAGCAGTCGGGGATGAGCGCCAATGCGCTGTACAAGCTGCTGGGCCGCATTCGCCGGGCGCTGCATGAGTGCATCAATCGCACGCTCGACGCCCGGGAGGGTTCGGCATGA
- a CDS encoding PEP-CTERM sorting domain-containing protein (PEP-CTERM proteins occur, often in large numbers, in the proteomes of bacteria that also encode an exosortase, a predicted intramembrane cysteine proteinase. The presence of a PEP-CTERM domain at a protein's C-terminus predicts cleavage within the sorting domain, followed by covalent anchoring to some some component of the (usually Gram-negative) cell surface. Many PEP-CTERM proteins exhibit an unusual sequence composition that includes large numbers of potential glycosylation sites. Expression of one such protein has been shown restore the ability of a bacterium to form floc, a type of biofilm.) — protein sequence MFVPQRSIAIAVTLALVLSLASLGRASTVGYWTFDDKAPGNNAGTLVSEVNSPTMDATAHANGTTGALPVHDASVPLAFVRDGVNGTIINAADSASLKFNNPDAPFPIDGGFSGSSNGGYANVADPGGNFFNITGSFTVEGFVRIESNVNFATLVGKARNGNNSSWEIDTNNTGKLRVRVDSNTVYPDAGSGDGAFNQSITSNFNLEDGLWHHFAMTYNASTRTVTLFGDYTQVGSAVLSDSGVMHFDSNSLFFGANAGGRALDGWLDEVRISDTLLTPNQFLTIVPEPTSFAMLGVSGLALMRRRRA from the coding sequence ATGTTTGTGCCCCAACGTAGCATCGCCATCGCTGTCACGCTCGCACTGGTCCTTTCGCTCGCTTCCCTCGGCCGCGCCTCGACGGTCGGCTACTGGACATTCGATGACAAGGCCCCCGGCAACAACGCCGGCACGCTCGTCTCCGAAGTCAACAGCCCCACCATGGACGCCACGGCGCACGCCAACGGCACCACCGGCGCGCTGCCCGTGCATGACGCCTCCGTACCGCTCGCCTTCGTGCGCGACGGGGTCAACGGCACGATCATCAACGCCGCCGACTCCGCCTCGCTCAAGTTCAACAACCCCGACGCCCCCTTCCCGATCGACGGCGGATTCTCCGGATCGAGCAACGGCGGATACGCCAACGTCGCCGACCCCGGCGGCAATTTCTTCAACATCACCGGCTCGTTCACCGTCGAGGGCTTCGTCCGCATCGAAAGCAACGTCAACTTCGCCACCCTCGTCGGCAAGGCACGCAACGGCAATAACTCAAGCTGGGAAATCGACACCAACAACACCGGCAAGCTCCGCGTCCGCGTCGACTCCAACACCGTCTACCCCGATGCCGGCTCCGGCGACGGCGCGTTCAATCAGAGCATCACCTCCAACTTCAATCTCGAAGATGGACTCTGGCATCACTTCGCCATGACCTACAACGCCTCCACACGCACCGTGACGCTCTTCGGCGACTACACGCAGGTCGGCTCCGCGGTCCTGAGCGATTCGGGCGTCATGCACTTTGACAGCAACAGTCTGTTCTTCGGCGCCAACGCCGGCGGACGCGCGCTGGACGGCTGGCTCGACGAAGTCCGCATTTCCGACACGCTGCTGACGCCCAATCAGTTTCTGACGATCGTCCCCGAGCCGACCAGCTTCGCGATGCTCGGCGTGTCGGGCCTGGCGCTGATGCGCCGCCGCCGCGCGTGA
- a CDS encoding PEP-CTERM sorting domain-containing protein (PEP-CTERM proteins occur, often in large numbers, in the proteomes of bacteria that also encode an exosortase, a predicted intramembrane cysteine proteinase. The presence of a PEP-CTERM domain at a protein's C-terminus predicts cleavage within the sorting domain, followed by covalent anchoring to some some component of the (usually Gram-negative) cell surface. Many PEP-CTERM proteins exhibit an unusual sequence composition that includes large numbers of potential glycosylation sites. Expression of one such protein has been shown restore the ability of a bacterium to form floc, a type of biofilm.): MSSRMNKLVSAALTVTCLTFAASLAPAATIGYWQFDDGSAPNDANTLVSQTNSPTVDGTGVSEGSGKPKFNNDVPIPFVRDGIGGSIINAANTTSLKLTNGNLPAVNGHSASVVHVADSTLMRPASFTAEAFVKVDHHIDFAGIMGKERSVDGGDTWQLDIDNTGKLRARFDTQTGSGAGNPPGYNQSVVSSFFIEDGLWHHIALTYDGSTRAFKIYADYNLVGSGTTTFNLIYDAGFFEVGHIAGRAFDGWVDEVRLSDTVLATNQFLTVIPEPSSAALMGLMGLALVRRKR, from the coding sequence ATGTCCAGCCGCATGAACAAACTCGTGTCCGCCGCATTGACCGTGACCTGCCTGACCTTCGCCGCGTCGCTCGCTCCCGCCGCGACGATCGGCTACTGGCAATTCGACGACGGCAGCGCGCCCAATGACGCCAACACGCTCGTCTCGCAGACCAACAGCCCGACCGTCGACGGCACGGGCGTCAGCGAAGGGTCCGGTAAGCCCAAGTTCAACAATGACGTGCCCATTCCCTTCGTGCGCGACGGCATCGGCGGGTCCATCATCAATGCCGCCAACACCACCTCGCTCAAGCTCACCAACGGCAATCTCCCCGCCGTCAATGGCCACAGCGCCAGTGTCGTCCATGTCGCCGACAGCACGCTGATGCGCCCGGCGAGCTTCACCGCCGAGGCCTTCGTCAAAGTCGATCATCACATCGACTTCGCCGGCATCATGGGCAAGGAGCGCAGCGTCGACGGCGGCGACACATGGCAGCTCGACATCGACAACACCGGCAAGCTCCGCGCCCGTTTCGACACGCAGACCGGCTCCGGAGCCGGCAATCCCCCCGGATACAATCAGAGCGTCGTGAGCTCATTCTTCATCGAGGACGGACTCTGGCATCACATCGCGCTGACCTACGATGGCAGCACCCGCGCGTTCAAGATCTACGCCGACTACAACCTGGTCGGCTCGGGCACGACGACGTTCAACCTCATCTACGACGCCGGGTTCTTTGAAGTGGGCCACATCGCAGGACGCGCGTTCGACGGGTGGGTCGATGAAGTGCGGCTCAGCGACACGGTGCTCGCCACCAACCAGTTCCTGACCGTCATTCCCGAACCGTCGAGCGCGGCGCTGATGGGCCTTATGGGTCTGGCGCTCGTGCGCCGCAAGCGATGA
- a CDS encoding prepilin-type N-terminal cleavage/methylation domain-containing protein: MALPELSRKRPMRRHAFTLIELLVVVTIIALLIAILLPSLNKARATSRMIVCAANLKQFGIAANIYAAENRDWLLPQSSPSSTGSPGNRYEWYHNPAFVKIMGMAPASQGYYYNAPRGLICPDARWVLDHPAGVSEKTNKYALPGALDPNGYYRLDLSYGMSPVGIAGWWDAYGVEQSSKVVRGLKRVEIKRPGDIIYMMDSNWSDPTLGGRYNYRLNPDTDFITPANNWAIAWRHFYNDKDHGLCNTLFYDAHAEALTAGLGSEQMNDNWRWNP; the protein is encoded by the coding sequence ATGGCCCTCCCTGAGCTTTCCCGGAAACGCCCCATGCGCAGACATGCCTTCACATTGATCGAACTGCTCGTCGTCGTGACGATCATCGCGCTGCTGATCGCCATTCTGCTGCCTTCGCTCAACAAGGCGCGGGCGACGTCGCGCATGATCGTCTGCGCCGCCAACCTCAAACAGTTCGGCATCGCCGCCAACATCTACGCCGCGGAGAACCGCGACTGGCTCCTGCCCCAGTCGTCGCCGTCGAGCACCGGCTCGCCGGGCAACCGCTACGAGTGGTATCACAATCCCGCGTTCGTGAAGATCATGGGCATGGCCCCCGCGTCGCAGGGATACTACTACAACGCGCCGCGCGGGCTCATCTGTCCCGACGCCCGGTGGGTCCTCGATCACCCCGCCGGCGTCAGCGAGAAGACCAACAAGTACGCCCTCCCCGGCGCGCTGGACCCCAACGGGTATTACCGGCTGGACCTGAGCTACGGGATGAGTCCGGTCGGCATCGCCGGTTGGTGGGACGCGTACGGCGTGGAGCAGTCGTCAAAAGTCGTCCGCGGTCTGAAGCGCGTCGAGATCAAACGCCCCGGCGACATCATCTACATGATGGACTCCAACTGGTCCGACCCGACACTCGGCGGACGCTACAACTACCGCCTCAATCCCGACACCGATTTCATCACGCCCGCCAACAACTGGGCCATCGCCTGGCGCCACTTCTACAACGACAAAGACCACGGCCTGTGCAACACGCTCTTTTACGACGCCCACGCTGAAGCCCTGACCGCCGGGCTGGGCTCCGAACAGATGAACGACAACTGGCGCTGGAACCCATGA
- a CDS encoding DUF58 domain-containing protein, whose translation MFVTREGFKQAWRELTRPPDWARHRMLSLTSHMWRERFTRPGRYVLIGAVATGIAGSFPGKMVGAYAFSFFFSLLALSMILSMLTRVRMDCKRLMPERCVAGSSVTMTIRVTNPTRRPMFDVGAYEFRLPMRVEVEDDPQYVDRIEPGAGHDFQYAVRVDRRGSYLLNGPTGLAAFPFGLTQSKRFFAQPHRLIVYPSFTRLSQFSIPAGLRYQPGGLALASRVGESMEFVGTREYQTGDRIRDLHQRSWARVGMPVVKQFEQEFLTRMAMLVDTRPPRRWSTAALESNLSMAAAVADYLARQEYVIDLFAAGPQLFQFQAGRSLAYLDNILDILACIERCDEDPIEVIGPAFSEELRSTSTVILLLLSWDEKRAKFIEQIHDAGVQTRTILISDDKAQTKAATAAGCTCLSILDVQRGVEVL comes from the coding sequence ATGTTCGTGACACGCGAAGGATTCAAGCAGGCGTGGCGGGAGCTGACGCGGCCGCCGGATTGGGCGCGGCACCGGATGCTGTCGCTCACGTCGCACATGTGGCGCGAGCGCTTCACGCGACCCGGCCGTTACGTGCTCATCGGCGCGGTCGCCACGGGCATCGCCGGCTCGTTCCCCGGCAAGATGGTCGGCGCGTACGCGTTCAGCTTCTTCTTCTCGCTGCTCGCGCTGTCGATGATCCTCTCGATGCTCACGCGGGTGCGGATGGACTGCAAGCGTCTCATGCCCGAGCGCTGCGTGGCGGGGTCGTCGGTGACGATGACGATTCGCGTGACGAATCCGACGCGCCGGCCGATGTTCGATGTCGGGGCATACGAGTTTCGTCTGCCCATGCGGGTCGAGGTCGAGGACGATCCGCAGTACGTCGATCGCATCGAGCCGGGCGCGGGGCATGACTTTCAGTACGCCGTGCGCGTCGATCGGCGGGGCAGCTACCTGCTCAACGGGCCGACGGGGCTTGCGGCGTTTCCGTTCGGCCTCACGCAGTCCAAGCGCTTTTTCGCTCAGCCGCATCGGCTCATCGTGTATCCGTCGTTTACGCGGCTCAGTCAGTTTTCGATTCCCGCCGGCCTGCGCTATCAGCCGGGCGGGCTGGCGCTGGCGAGCCGCGTGGGCGAGTCGATGGAGTTCGTCGGCACGCGCGAGTATCAGACGGGCGACCGCATCCGCGATCTGCATCAGCGGAGCTGGGCCCGCGTGGGCATGCCGGTCGTCAAGCAGTTCGAGCAGGAGTTCCTGACGCGCATGGCGATGCTCGTCGACACGCGCCCGCCGCGGCGATGGAGCACGGCGGCGCTGGAGTCGAATCTGTCGATGGCCGCCGCCGTCGCCGACTACCTCGCGCGGCAGGAGTACGTCATCGACCTTTTCGCGGCGGGGCCTCAGCTTTTCCAGTTTCAGGCCGGGCGATCGCTGGCGTACCTCGACAACATCCTCGACATCCTCGCGTGCATCGAGCGATGCGACGAGGACCCGATCGAAGTGATCGGCCCGGCGTTCAGCGAAGAGCTTCGGTCCACGTCGACCGTCATCCTGCTGCTGCTTTCATGGGACGAAAAGCGCGCCAAGTTCATCGAGCAGATTCACGACGCCGGCGTGCAGACGCGCACGATCCTCATCAGCGATGACAAGGCGCAGACGAAGGCGGCGACGGCGGCGGGCTGCACGTGCTTGTCCATTCTCGACGTGCAGCGCGGCGTGGAGGTGCTCTGA
- a CDS encoding AAA domain-containing protein codes for MVERVRANLRSVIRGKDDRIDLLLAALLAQGHVLIEDLPGLGKTTLAKALALSLDAMFRRVQFTPDLLPTDVLGGSVYNSTEGSFAFHKGPIFTNILLADEINRASPRTQSSLLEAMGENQATIEGVRHALPTPFMVIATQNPIEFHGTYPLPEAQLDRFLVHMDLDYADADTERMILFDQQREHPLNALTPVVECQAVERLQAKVRQVHVAQEIGRYIVELVRATRGHPQVQMGASPRGALGLFRMAQATALMAGRDHVVPDDVQQTAGPVLAHRMMLETKARYGGADKKAVIAEVIEKTRVPT; via the coding sequence ATCGTTGAGCGTGTCCGGGCGAATCTCCGCTCGGTGATCCGCGGCAAGGACGACCGCATTGATCTGCTGCTCGCGGCCTTGCTGGCACAGGGGCACGTGCTCATCGAAGACCTGCCGGGGCTGGGCAAGACGACGCTCGCCAAGGCGCTGGCGCTGAGTCTGGATGCGATGTTCCGCCGGGTGCAGTTCACGCCGGACCTTTTGCCGACCGATGTGCTCGGCGGGTCGGTCTACAACAGCACCGAGGGTTCGTTCGCCTTCCACAAAGGCCCGATTTTCACGAACATTCTGCTCGCCGACGAGATCAACCGCGCTTCGCCGCGCACGCAGTCGAGTCTCTTGGAGGCGATGGGCGAGAACCAGGCGACGATCGAAGGCGTGCGACATGCGCTGCCGACGCCGTTCATGGTCATCGCCACGCAGAACCCCATTGAGTTTCACGGCACGTACCCGCTGCCCGAAGCGCAGCTCGATCGGTTCCTCGTGCACATGGACCTGGACTACGCCGACGCGGACACGGAGCGGATGATTCTTTTCGATCAGCAGCGTGAGCACCCGCTCAACGCGCTGACGCCGGTCGTGGAGTGCCAGGCGGTCGAGCGGTTGCAGGCGAAGGTGCGGCAGGTGCATGTGGCCCAGGAAATCGGCCGGTACATCGTCGAACTGGTTCGCGCGACGCGGGGCCATCCGCAGGTGCAGATGGGCGCGAGCCCGCGCGGGGCGCTGGGGCTTTTCCGCATGGCGCAGGCGACGGCGCTGATGGCGGGGCGCGACCATGTCGTGCCCGACGATGTGCAGCAGACGGCCGGCCCGGTGCTGGCGCATCGCATGATGCTCGAAACCAAGGCGCGTTACGGCGGGGCGGACAAGAAGGCCGTCATCGCCGAAGTGATCGAAAAAACGCGCGTGCCGACCTAA
- a CDS encoding DUF433 domain-containing protein, protein MYDRIISNPAILGGKPCIQGTRLSVEMIVELLATGATIDDLLRQYPQLDRAAVQQAMQYAARFLRNEVNITAEIDR, encoded by the coding sequence ATGTACGACCGCATCATCTCCAACCCGGCCATCCTCGGCGGCAAACCGTGCATTCAAGGCACGCGCCTCAGCGTCGAGATGATCGTCGAACTGCTCGCCACCGGCGCGACCATCGACGACCTCCTGCGCCAATACCCGCAACTCGACCGCGCCGCCGTGCAACAGGCGATGCAGTACGCCGCCCGATTCCTGCGCAACGAAGTGAACATCACCGCGGAGATCGATCGTTGA
- a CDS encoding glucose-6-phosphate isomerase: protein MSNSLFERYKKHLCVCPSIGLSLDISRMTFADDFFKKMEPKLDHAYAQMDQLEGGAIANPDEQRMVGHYWLRDAKLAPDAALTKEITGTLARIKKFAAEIHAGGKFSEVLVIGIGGSALGPQFVADALGDPSTDKMKVHFFDNTDPDGMARVLRVLKGKLDKTLAVVVSKSGGTPETRNGMLVAQAAYKAAGVDFAKHAVAVTGEGSKLDKVAASEGWLLRLPMWDWVGGRTSELAAVGLLPAALQGIDIDAMLAGAAACDAVTRQPDTAKNPAALMALMWHHATNGRGEKDMVVLPYKDRLLLFSRYLQQLVMESLGKADDLSGKKVEQGIAVYGNKGSTDQHAYVQQLREGVNNFFAVFIRVLEDGAAGDMPTKLEVEPQVTSGDYLDGLYLGTRSALYENGRQSITITVNHVDAKTVGTLIALFERAVGFYASLVNINAYHQPGVEAGKKAAAAVLDLQRKILAAKPGANADAAKLAAQIAAADQVETVYHVLEHLKANGRLG from the coding sequence ATGAGCAACTCCCTCTTCGAGCGTTACAAGAAACATCTGTGCGTCTGCCCGTCGATCGGGCTCAGTCTCGACATCAGCCGCATGACCTTCGCGGATGACTTTTTCAAGAAGATGGAGCCCAAGCTCGATCACGCCTACGCGCAGATGGATCAGCTTGAAGGCGGGGCGATCGCCAATCCCGATGAGCAGCGCATGGTGGGGCACTACTGGCTGCGCGATGCGAAGCTGGCGCCCGATGCGGCGCTGACGAAGGAGATCACCGGCACGCTGGCGCGGATCAAGAAGTTCGCCGCCGAGATTCACGCCGGCGGGAAGTTCAGCGAGGTGCTGGTCATCGGCATCGGCGGCAGCGCGCTGGGCCCGCAGTTCGTCGCGGACGCACTGGGCGATCCGTCGACGGACAAGATGAAGGTGCACTTCTTCGACAACACCGACCCGGACGGCATGGCGCGCGTGCTGCGCGTGCTCAAGGGCAAGCTCGACAAGACGCTCGCCGTCGTCGTCAGTAAATCCGGCGGAACCCCCGAAACGCGCAACGGCATGCTCGTCGCGCAGGCGGCCTACAAAGCGGCGGGCGTCGACTTCGCCAAACACGCCGTCGCCGTCACCGGCGAGGGCTCGAAGCTTGACAAGGTCGCCGCGTCGGAGGGCTGGCTGCTGCGGCTGCCCATGTGGGACTGGGTCGGCGGACGCACGAGTGAACTGGCGGCGGTCGGACTTCTGCCGGCGGCGCTTCAGGGTATCGACATCGACGCCATGCTCGCCGGCGCCGCCGCCTGCGATGCGGTCACGCGCCAGCCCGACACGGCCAAGAACCCCGCCGCTCTGATGGCGCTGATGTGGCACCACGCCACGAACGGGCGCGGCGAGAAGGACATGGTCGTCCTGCCTTATAAGGATCGCCTCCTGCTGTTTAGCCGCTACTTGCAGCAGCTTGTGATGGAATCGCTGGGCAAGGCCGATGACCTTTCGGGCAAGAAAGTCGAGCAGGGCATCGCGGTGTACGGCAACAAGGGCTCGACGGATCAGCATGCGTACGTGCAGCAGCTTCGCGAAGGCGTGAACAACTTCTTCGCCGTGTTCATCCGCGTGCTCGAAGACGGCGCCGCCGGCGACATGCCCACGAAGCTCGAAGTCGAGCCGCAGGTCACCAGCGGCGACTACCTCGACGGGCTCTACCTCGGCACGCGCTCCGCCCTCTACGAGAACGGCCGCCAGTCGATCACGATCACGGTCAATCACGTCGACGCCAAAACCGTCGGCACGCTGATCGCGCTCTTTGAGCGCGCCGTCGGGTTCTACGCCTCGCTGGTGAACATCAATGCGTACCATCAGCCGGGCGTCGAAGCGGGCAAGAAGGCCGCCGCCGCCGTGCTCGATCTGCAGCGCAAGATTCTCGCCGCCAAACCGGGCGCCAATGCCGATGCCGCCAAACTCGCCGCCCAGATCGCCGCGGCGGATCAGGTCGAAACGGTCTATCACGTGCTGGAGCACCTCAAGGCCAACGGGCGGCTGGGGTGA
- a CDS encoding flagellin, whose product MSRINTNVTSLLAQRVLRQQNESLNTSLERLSTGLRINRGKDDPAGLIASESLRSEGASITAAIGNAERADQVVNIAEGGLTEVSGLLTNLQSLIGQSANDAGLSLDEKNANQLQIDSILQTIDRIASSTSFQGTKLLNGNFDYTTTGINGSQLTDVKIDSAKIPNGGTLTVTANVVTSAQTGQAFLSAGTGNVLSGTSLTIEVAGNKGLQQFTFASGTTGAQIVAAVNSFKEVTGVSASISTTSGAYVQFSSTEFGSSQFASVTKVAGNSAYDNAINTATATGGSSTAKDTGRDAVVTINGASAQVDGLTATISTGSLALTVSLASAFNTDGGSSSFTITGGGANFQLSPTLDLAGKTSIGIEAVTTGRLGSAKNGHLSDIASGGAANVVTGDVDKGQRIVNDAISQVAKLRGRLGSFQTNTVGATIRSLGVALENNAAAESQIRDTDFASETAQLTRSQILVSAATNVLQLANSTPQSVLQLLR is encoded by the coding sequence ATGAGTCGCATCAACACCAACGTCACGTCTTTGCTGGCCCAGCGCGTTCTGCGCCAGCAGAATGAGTCGCTCAACACGAGTCTTGAGCGGCTCAGCACCGGTCTGCGGATCAACCGCGGCAAGGACGACCCGGCCGGCCTGATCGCCAGCGAATCGCTGCGGTCCGAAGGCGCGTCCATCACGGCCGCCATCGGCAACGCGGAGCGCGCCGATCAGGTGGTCAACATCGCTGAAGGCGGCCTGACCGAAGTGTCGGGTCTCTTGACCAACCTTCAGTCGCTCATCGGCCAGTCCGCCAACGACGCGGGCCTGAGTCTCGATGAAAAGAACGCCAACCAGCTTCAGATCGACTCGATCCTCCAGACGATCGACCGCATCGCGTCGTCGACGAGCTTCCAGGGGACCAAGCTCCTCAACGGCAACTTCGACTACACCACCACGGGCATCAACGGCTCGCAGCTCACCGACGTCAAGATCGACTCGGCGAAGATCCCCAACGGCGGGACGCTGACCGTGACGGCCAACGTGGTGACCAGCGCCCAGACCGGCCAGGCCTTCCTGTCCGCCGGCACGGGCAACGTGCTCTCGGGCACGAGTCTGACGATCGAAGTCGCCGGCAACAAGGGCCTGCAGCAGTTCACCTTCGCCTCCGGCACCACCGGCGCCCAGATCGTCGCCGCCGTCAACTCCTTTAAGGAAGTCACCGGCGTCAGCGCGTCGATCAGCACCACCAGCGGCGCGTATGTGCAGTTCTCCTCGACGGAGTTCGGCTCGTCGCAGTTCGCCTCGGTCACCAAGGTCGCCGGCAACTCCGCCTACGACAACGCCATCAACACGGCGACCGCCACCGGCGGGTCCTCGACCGCCAAGGACACCGGCCGCGACGCCGTCGTCACCATCAACGGCGCCTCGGCGCAGGTCGATGGTCTGACCGCCACGATCTCCACCGGCTCCCTGGCCCTGACGGTGAGTCTCGCTTCCGCCTTCAACACCGACGGCGGCAGCTCCTCGTTCACCATCACCGGCGGCGGCGCGAACTTCCAGCTCTCGCCGACCCTGGACCTGGCCGGTAAGACCTCCATCGGCATCGAAGCCGTGACGACCGGCCGCCTCGGCTCCGCCAAGAACGGCCACCTGTCCGACATCGCCTCCGGCGGTGCCGCCAACGTCGTCACCGGCGACGTGGACAAGGGACAGCGCATCGTCAACGACGCCATCTCCCAGGTCGCCAAACTCCGCGGCCGCCTCGGGTCCTTCCAGACCAACACCGTCGGTGCGACCATCCGCTCCCTCGGCGTGGCCTTGGAAAACAACGCCGCCGCAGAAAGCCAGATCCGCGACACGGACTTCGCCTCCGAAACGGCGCAGCTCACCCGTTCGCAGATCCTCGTCTCCGCTGCGACGAACGTCCTGCAGCTTGCCAACTCCACGCCCCAGAGCGTGCTCCAGTTGCTCCGCTAA
- a CDS encoding DUF4394 domain-containing protein, translated as MAHRLHSTPCDLAPSARSHRAGVLSDARLCGRADVLVIPSVHPGRKTPAPILECIAVRHSFVKLLLAAVLLAAARNPAHAETIYGFNSDNLFFKYDTVTGQRVDIGTFSGIAPNQTIAAIDYRPNTGQVYVAGVTTNPSVRRAQLYTVDLSNAVLTPGAGDIDIEVNVSIPNDPYPSLVSMDFDPSVDKVRFAVADVFSSLTPSLVNPDTGLREVGHGDNDTLAYDAVNPAFPYPALTAIAYSNNGPLTNPPPISTWYGYDGTTDSLAQIDVAFINSTFDEYTVSSLTPVTLNGIGVSSSVYAGMDISGATGIAYLVLQDDQTLTSTLYKVGLTGPTAGVLTPLYDFIPGENIVEFTVVPDTIPEPTTAGLLALGALTLSMRRRSSAPRP; from the coding sequence ATGGCACACCGTTTGCATTCCACCCCATGCGACTTAGCGCCTTCAGCGCGATCGCATCGCGCCGGCGTTCTGTCCGACGCGCGGCTGTGCGGCCGCGCGGACGTGCTCGTCATCCCGTCGGTCCACCCCGGCCGGAAAACCCCCGCGCCGATTTTGGAGTGCATTGCCGTGCGCCATTCATTCGTCAAACTGCTTCTCGCCGCCGTCCTCCTCGCCGCCGCCCGAAACCCCGCCCACGCCGAAACGATCTACGGCTTCAACTCCGACAACCTCTTTTTCAAATACGACACTGTCACCGGACAGCGCGTCGATATCGGGACCTTCTCCGGCATCGCCCCCAACCAGACCATCGCCGCCATCGACTATCGCCCCAATACCGGTCAGGTCTATGTGGCGGGCGTTACGACGAATCCTTCAGTTCGACGCGCGCAGTTGTACACCGTCGACCTGTCCAACGCCGTCCTGACGCCCGGCGCCGGCGACATTGACATAGAGGTGAACGTCTCTATCCCCAATGACCCTTATCCTTCGTTGGTCTCGATGGACTTCGACCCCTCGGTCGACAAGGTGCGCTTCGCCGTCGCGGATGTGTTTTCAAGTTTAACTCCTTCGCTGGTCAACCCCGACACCGGCTTACGGGAGGTAGGGCACGGAGATAACGATACATTGGCTTATGACGCTGTTAATCCAGCTTTTCCCTATCCCGCGCTGACCGCGATCGCTTACTCGAACAACGGCCCGCTGACCAATCCACCTCCCATCTCAACGTGGTACGGCTACGATGGCACCACCGATTCACTCGCCCAAATCGACGTGGCCTTCATCAACAGCACATTTGACGAGTACACCGTGTCAAGTCTGACCCCCGTCACGCTCAACGGCATCGGCGTCTCGTCGAGCGTCTACGCCGGCATGGACATCAGCGGCGCGACCGGCATCGCCTATCTCGTCCTGCAGGATGATCAGACACTCACCAGCACCCTCTACAAAGTCGGCCTGACCGGCCCGACCGCCGGCGTGCTCACCCCTCTGTACGATTTCATCCCCGGCGAAAACATCGTCGAATTCACCGTCGTCCCCGACACCATCCCCGAACCCACCACCGCCGGCCTGCTCGCGCTCGGCGCGCTCACGCTGTCGATGCGCCGCCGTTCGTCTGCCCCCCGCCCTTGA